One genomic region from Solwaraspora sp. WMMD792 encodes:
- a CDS encoding alpha/beta hydrolase, translating to MTRHPDHGHGPALATRGHGPALVMVPGLAATAAFFSEAVARLANRHRVVVVELPGHGDNATADRPASLTRAAEDLHTTIEKLDLTDVTLLGWSLGATVAYGYLEQFGAARTRALVSVEQTPRLLRDDDWPYAAFGNLDAAGADAVLASVTDDYPTFAAGLVRGSFAAGTDADPTTLAGLIDETRRCDPDAVRALLAEALTVDWRDRLRRISVPTLLVHGAHSQVYPGDVGGWLRSAIPASRLEVFTGSGHLPFVEEPDRFAELVSTFVDHPVAT from the coding sequence ATGACCCGGCACCCGGACCACGGTCACGGACCGGCCCTGGCCACGCGCGGTCACGGACCGGCCCTGGTCATGGTGCCCGGGCTGGCCGCCACCGCCGCGTTCTTCTCCGAGGCGGTGGCCCGGCTCGCCAACCGGCACCGGGTGGTCGTCGTCGAACTGCCCGGACACGGCGACAACGCCACCGCCGACCGTCCGGCCAGCCTCACCCGCGCCGCCGAGGATCTGCACACCACCATCGAGAAGCTCGACCTGACCGACGTCACCCTGCTGGGCTGGTCGCTCGGCGCGACCGTGGCCTACGGCTACCTGGAGCAGTTCGGGGCTGCCCGGACCCGGGCCCTGGTGTCGGTCGAGCAGACCCCACGGCTGCTGCGCGACGACGACTGGCCGTACGCGGCCTTCGGCAACCTCGACGCCGCCGGGGCCGACGCCGTCCTGGCCAGCGTGACCGACGACTACCCCACCTTCGCCGCCGGGCTGGTCCGCGGCTCGTTCGCCGCCGGCACCGACGCCGACCCGACGACGCTGGCCGGCCTCATCGACGAGACCCGCCGGTGCGATCCGGACGCCGTACGGGCACTGCTCGCCGAGGCGCTCACCGTGGACTGGCGCGACCGGCTGCGCCGGATCAGCGTACCGACACTGCTCGTCCACGGAGCGCACAGCCAGGTCTACCCCGGCGACGTCGGCGGGTGGCTGCGCTCGGCGATACCGGCGTCCCGGCTGGAGGTGTTCACCGGCAGCGGCCATCTGCCGTTCGTCGAGGAACCTGACCGGTTCGCGGAACTCGTGTCGACCTTCGTCGACCACCCGGTGGCCACCTGA
- a CDS encoding AMP-binding protein, whose product MTAAGLYQAVREVAGRRPDAVAVRTTDGASVTYRELVETTDRVAAGLPAHGVAAGDTVAVVLRNSIGYVCLILAVARLGARYVPLMANFDDAGVRTALDRARPALLVTDGHRRIPADGPAAVDLDKLTASTPRPEPTADSTASTATAIFRLLWTSGSTGFPKMMAWRQDRFVTERRRWLADTGIRPDDIFFCRHTLDVAHATDLHVFAALLSGAQLVLADPHAPAGTLLTQLAAHQATVTSALPQHYADLVAAARRQGRFPLPALRRPLCGGAYLSPAIVRDAADVLGVHIRQIYGSTEFGLALGNMDDVPQTDTAMVPVRGVGTRLEPFVPGHPDVGELVLYSDCTSEGYVDAPQANARTFRRPEFWTGDVAERNAQGGYRILGRVSETLATPAGPLPAPVLDTELGAAEAVVQAVSLAVHPGDYRDVVAVAVAPADGHSDDEAVKAVEELLARHGLTGSVHLVAAMPRTPVGKIDKPLLRTRLGLAGGSQ is encoded by the coding sequence GTGACCGCTGCCGGGCTCTACCAGGCCGTCCGCGAGGTGGCCGGCCGTCGACCCGACGCCGTGGCGGTACGCACCACCGACGGTGCGTCCGTGACGTACCGCGAACTCGTCGAGACGACCGACCGGGTCGCCGCCGGCCTCCCCGCGCACGGCGTCGCGGCTGGCGACACCGTCGCCGTGGTGCTGCGCAACAGCATCGGGTACGTCTGCCTGATCCTGGCGGTGGCCCGGCTCGGTGCCCGCTACGTACCGCTGATGGCGAACTTCGACGACGCCGGGGTGCGGACCGCTCTCGACCGGGCACGCCCCGCCCTGCTGGTCACCGACGGGCACCGCCGGATCCCCGCCGACGGCCCGGCCGCTGTCGACCTCGACAAGCTGACCGCCTCGACGCCCCGGCCGGAGCCCACCGCGGACTCCACCGCCTCGACGGCCACCGCCATATTCCGGCTACTATGGACCTCCGGCTCGACCGGCTTCCCGAAGATGATGGCCTGGCGGCAGGACCGCTTCGTCACCGAACGACGCCGCTGGCTGGCCGACACCGGGATCCGCCCCGACGACATCTTCTTCTGCCGCCACACCCTCGACGTGGCGCACGCCACCGACCTGCACGTGTTCGCGGCGCTGCTGTCCGGCGCGCAACTGGTGCTCGCCGACCCGCACGCGCCGGCCGGCACACTGCTGACCCAACTGGCCGCCCACCAGGCGACCGTGACCAGCGCCCTGCCGCAGCACTACGCCGACCTGGTCGCCGCCGCCCGGCGCCAGGGCCGGTTCCCGCTGCCGGCGCTGCGCCGCCCCCTGTGCGGTGGCGCCTATCTCAGCCCGGCGATCGTCCGGGACGCCGCCGACGTGCTCGGCGTACACATCCGGCAGATCTACGGCTCGACCGAGTTCGGCCTGGCGCTGGGCAACATGGACGACGTACCGCAGACCGACACCGCCATGGTCCCGGTCCGTGGGGTCGGCACCCGGCTGGAACCCTTCGTGCCCGGCCACCCCGACGTCGGGGAGCTGGTCCTCTACTCGGACTGCACCAGCGAGGGGTACGTCGACGCGCCGCAAGCCAACGCCCGTACCTTCCGCCGGCCCGAGTTCTGGACCGGGGACGTCGCCGAACGCAACGCACAGGGCGGCTACCGAATCCTGGGCCGGGTGTCCGAGACGCTGGCCACCCCCGCCGGGCCGCTGCCGGCGCCAGTGCTCGACACCGAACTCGGCGCGGCCGAGGCAGTGGTACAGGCCGTCAGTCTGGCCGTGCACCCCGGCGACTACCGCGACGTGGTCGCCGTGGCCGTCGCCCCGGCAGACGGGCACTCCGACGACGAGGCCGTCAAGGCCGTCGAGGAACTGCTCGCCCGGCACGGGCTGACCGGTTCGGTGCACCTCGTCGCCGCGATGCCCCGTACCCCGGTCGGCAAGATCGACAAACCGTTGCTGCGCACGCGACTCGGGCTGGCCGGGGGCAGCCAATGA
- a CDS encoding class I SAM-dependent methyltransferase, translated as MTFELWNPTTYDALRRQLIPSFDLLYGSASSAVQMSVPGDARILDLGAGTGLLSAALIARIPEATITLVDHSERMLAQAKQRFDSVHRVSFAVQGLMDPLPAGPYDAVVSGLAIHHLEHHEKQTLFGRLPDILRPGGIFVNVEQVLAPTPRLEEMYDRQHEGHVHAAGTPADEWAAGRERMKHDICIDVETQLGWLRAAGFDTVDCLAKDWRFATYAGWLAS; from the coding sequence GTGACCTTCGAGCTGTGGAATCCCACTACCTACGATGCACTGCGGCGTCAACTCATCCCGTCGTTCGACCTGTTGTACGGCAGCGCGTCCAGCGCGGTGCAGATGTCGGTGCCGGGCGACGCACGGATCCTGGATCTGGGCGCGGGGACCGGGCTGCTCAGCGCAGCGCTGATCGCCCGCATCCCCGAAGCAACGATCACTCTCGTCGACCATTCCGAACGGATGCTCGCACAGGCCAAACAACGGTTCGACAGTGTCCATCGGGTCAGTTTCGCTGTTCAGGGACTGATGGATCCATTGCCGGCGGGGCCGTACGACGCAGTTGTTTCCGGCCTAGCTATCCACCACCTCGAGCATCACGAGAAACAAACGCTGTTTGGTCGCCTACCCGACATTCTGCGGCCGGGTGGGATCTTCGTCAACGTCGAGCAGGTCCTCGCGCCCACACCGCGACTGGAGGAGATGTACGACCGGCAGCACGAAGGCCACGTACACGCCGCCGGAACGCCTGCCGACGAATGGGCGGCCGGCCGCGAACGGATGAAGCACGACATCTGCATCGACGTCGAAACTCAACTCGGCTGGCTCCGCGCCGCCGGCTTCGACACCGTGGACTGCCTGGCCAAGGACTGGCGATTCGCCACCTACGCCGGGTGGCTGGCGTCGTGA
- a CDS encoding SAM-dependent methyltransferase, producing MTAYALLIHPSANRVYAESAVGLATAELTVFGDRALGGRVDDVAVTTIGGLPYVTFTGVDLTDRDLSVLANLSARYAFFARDGDLLRPLEVTGRDRFDSDLITIPKYAGKTNEQFTKLLLNVTALATTDRAGAAGTGGTSGTAVTGGTSGTAVTGGAAAGPFGPDSPPLRVLDPMCGRGTTLNQAMMYGWHAAGVEIDGKDFEVYANFIRTWLKHKRLKHSAEIAPVRRNRAVLGRRLAVTLAASKDDHRAGRTVDLTMVHADTRRSREVFRAGSFDAIVTDAPYGVQHGTRGQADRLTRDPLGLLAEALPGWVALLRPGGALGISWNTLVAARDDLAALLVKAGLEVADGPGYGGFAHRVDQAIVRDLIVTQRA from the coding sequence ATGACCGCGTACGCCCTGCTGATCCACCCGTCGGCGAACCGGGTGTACGCCGAGTCGGCGGTCGGGCTGGCCACCGCCGAGCTGACCGTCTTCGGCGACCGGGCCCTCGGCGGCCGGGTGGACGACGTCGCGGTCACCACGATCGGCGGGCTGCCGTACGTCACCTTCACCGGCGTCGACCTGACCGACCGGGACCTGTCCGTGCTGGCCAACCTGTCCGCCCGGTACGCGTTCTTCGCCCGCGACGGCGATCTGCTGCGGCCGCTGGAGGTGACCGGCCGGGACCGCTTCGACAGCGACCTGATCACCATCCCGAAGTACGCCGGCAAGACCAACGAGCAGTTCACCAAACTGCTGTTGAACGTGACCGCGCTGGCCACGACCGACCGGGCCGGTGCCGCTGGGACCGGCGGGACCAGCGGGACCGCCGTTACCGGCGGGACCAGCGGGACCGCCGTTACCGGCGGGGCGGCGGCCGGCCCGTTCGGCCCGGACTCGCCGCCGCTGCGGGTCCTCGACCCGATGTGCGGCCGGGGCACCACGCTCAACCAGGCGATGATGTACGGCTGGCACGCCGCCGGGGTGGAGATCGACGGCAAGGACTTCGAGGTGTACGCCAACTTCATCCGTACCTGGTTGAAGCACAAGCGGCTCAAGCACTCGGCCGAGATCGCCCCGGTGCGGCGCAACCGGGCCGTACTGGGCCGACGGCTGGCGGTCACCCTGGCGGCCAGCAAGGACGACCACCGGGCCGGGCGGACCGTCGACCTGACGATGGTGCACGCCGACACCCGCCGCAGCCGGGAGGTGTTCCGGGCCGGCAGCTTCGACGCGATCGTCACCGACGCGCCGTACGGGGTGCAGCACGGCACCCGCGGTCAGGCGGACCGGTTGACCCGCGATCCGTTGGGTCTGCTGGCTGAGGCGTTGCCGGGGTGGGTGGCGCTGCTGCGCCCCGGCGGGGCGCTCGGTATCTCCTGGAACACCCTGGTCGCCGCCCGCGACGATCTGGCCGCGCTGCTGGTCAAGGCGGGCCTGGAAGTGGCCGACGGTCCGGGGTACGGCGGCTTCGCCCACCGGGTCGACCAGGCGATCGTCCGGGACCTGATCGTGACCCAAAGAGCCTGA
- a CDS encoding DUF5522 domain-containing protein: MARQRGRRLPLAARPLTEPHPARLPADHPHRAAVLAAHAAALDAGEAGYLDPGTGLFVLTAAFLARRGTCCDQGCRHCPYLG; the protein is encoded by the coding sequence ATGGCACGGCAGCGGGGGCGGCGTCTGCCGCTGGCGGCCCGCCCGCTCACCGAACCGCATCCGGCGCGACTGCCGGCCGACCACCCGCACCGGGCGGCGGTGCTGGCCGCGCACGCGGCGGCGCTCGACGCCGGCGAGGCCGGCTACCTGGACCCGGGCACCGGGCTGTTCGTGCTGACCGCGGCGTTCCTGGCCCGCCGGGGCACCTGCTGTGACCAGGGTTGCCGGCACTGCCCGTATCTGGGGTGA
- a CDS encoding metal-dependent transcriptional regulator yields MTVNDLVDTTEMYLRTILELEEESVPPLRARIAERLHQSGPTVSQTVARMERDGLLTIEDDRNLRLTELGRAQAVSVMRKHRLAELLLVNVIGMPYEEAHEEACRWEHVMSDAVEKKVYDLLNRPTRSPYGNPIPGLDALGDGPAELANPDISPDTERNLAFPGLTGTVVVRRICESVQTNADVLRQLHAAGVDPGATVTVAQERDGVTIDRSGDKIHLPREVASRVFVAAADHGRSLAGAAA; encoded by the coding sequence CTGACCGTGAATGATCTTGTCGATACCACAGAGATGTATCTGCGCACCATACTTGAGCTCGAGGAAGAGTCGGTGCCGCCGCTGCGTGCCAGGATCGCCGAGCGGCTGCACCAGAGCGGCCCCACCGTCAGCCAGACGGTCGCCCGGATGGAGCGCGACGGGCTGCTCACCATCGAGGACGACCGTAACCTACGACTCACCGAGCTGGGCCGGGCCCAAGCGGTCTCGGTGATGCGCAAGCACCGGCTCGCCGAGCTGCTGCTGGTCAACGTCATCGGCATGCCCTACGAGGAGGCCCACGAGGAGGCCTGCCGTTGGGAGCACGTGATGAGCGACGCGGTCGAGAAGAAGGTCTACGACCTGCTCAACCGGCCGACCCGGTCGCCGTACGGCAACCCGATTCCCGGCCTGGACGCGCTGGGTGACGGACCGGCGGAGCTGGCGAATCCGGACATCAGCCCGGACACCGAGCGCAACCTGGCGTTCCCCGGCCTGACCGGCACGGTCGTGGTCCGTCGGATCTGCGAGAGCGTGCAGACCAACGCCGACGTGCTCCGCCAGTTGCACGCCGCCGGGGTGGACCCGGGGGCGACGGTCACCGTCGCGCAGGAACGCGACGGGGTGACCATCGACCGGTCCGGCGACAAGATCCACCTGCCGCGCGAGGTCGCGTCCCGGGTGTTCGTCGCGGCCGCCGACCACGGACGGTCGCTGGCCGGCGCGGCCGCCTGA
- a CDS encoding sulfurtransferase has product MFDTADPTVAVPGLAAALAGGQPPTLLDVRWRLVGPPGRDDYVAAHLPGAVFVDLDADLCGPPGAGGRHPLPDPAPLQRTLRRAGVRTGWPVVVYDGGDGLAAARAWWTLRWAGHRPTWVLDGGYPAWLAAGRPVTADVPAPPPGDVTVRPGGMPVLDAAAAGRLPRQGGLLIDVRADARYRGEHEPVDPVAGHIPGAVNLPTTLHLDDAGLLRDAGTLRDRFTGAGLRPQAPVAAYCGSGVTAAHTVLALHRAGRTDAALYPGSWSEWITDPARPVATGADPG; this is encoded by the coding sequence GTGTTCGATACCGCAGACCCTACCGTCGCCGTCCCCGGGCTCGCCGCCGCGCTGGCCGGTGGGCAACCGCCGACCCTGCTGGACGTACGCTGGCGGCTCGTCGGCCCGCCGGGCCGCGACGACTACGTCGCCGCCCACCTGCCCGGCGCGGTCTTCGTCGACCTGGACGCCGACCTGTGCGGCCCACCGGGCGCCGGTGGCCGGCACCCGCTGCCCGACCCGGCGCCGCTGCAGCGGACGCTGCGCCGGGCCGGGGTGCGCACCGGGTGGCCGGTCGTCGTCTACGACGGTGGCGACGGTCTCGCCGCCGCCCGCGCCTGGTGGACGCTGCGCTGGGCCGGGCACCGGCCGACCTGGGTGCTCGACGGCGGCTACCCCGCCTGGCTGGCGGCCGGCCGACCGGTCACCGCCGACGTGCCGGCACCGCCGCCCGGCGACGTGACCGTACGCCCGGGAGGTATGCCGGTGCTCGACGCCGCCGCCGCCGGCCGGCTACCCCGGCAGGGTGGGCTGCTGATCGACGTCCGTGCCGACGCCCGGTACCGGGGCGAGCATGAGCCGGTCGACCCGGTGGCCGGGCACATCCCCGGCGCGGTCAACCTGCCGACCACGCTGCACCTCGACGACGCCGGGCTGCTGCGTGACGCCGGGACGCTGCGGGACCGGTTCACCGGTGCCGGGCTGCGCCCGCAGGCCCCGGTGGCGGCGTACTGCGGGTCGGGGGTGACCGCCGCGCACACGGTGCTCGCCCTGCACCGCGCCGGCCGCACCGACGCGGCGCTGTATCCCGGATCGTGGAGCGAGTGGATCACCGACCCGGCCCGGCCGGTCGCCACCGGCGCGGACCCCGGCTGA
- a CDS encoding acetoin utilization protein AcuC, giving the protein MSDGTSQLPNGTNQARAAGGTDATLVVWDERLLTYDLGDHPLDPVRVELTIALAREYGLLDRPGVRLLAPAPADDAALTRVHRADYLDAVRVAHDDPFFSGYGLGTPDNPTFAGMHDASALVAGATMAAAEAVWRGDVRRAVNVSGGLHHAMPGRAAGFCVYNDPAVAIARLLDLGAERIAYVDIDVHHGDGVQEIFYDDPRVLTVSLHETPLALFPGTGFPDEVGGPGAQGSAVNVALPSGTADQGWLRAFHAVVPSLLRAFRPQLLVTQCGADAHRLDPLADLGLSVDGQRAAYLTLRALADEHCGGRWVATGGGGYALVEVVPRAWTHLLAIATGAPIDPATLTPPRWRELAAARCPGRQVPLRMTDEADLDFQPWQPAGDPDPIDRAIMATRRAVFPLHGLDPHDPRD; this is encoded by the coding sequence ATGTCGGACGGGACGAGTCAGCTGCCGAACGGGACGAACCAGGCACGGGCGGCGGGCGGTACCGACGCGACGCTGGTGGTCTGGGACGAGCGCCTGCTGACGTACGACCTCGGTGACCATCCGCTGGACCCGGTACGGGTCGAGCTGACCATCGCGCTGGCCCGCGAGTACGGACTGCTGGACCGCCCCGGTGTGCGGCTGCTCGCCCCGGCGCCGGCCGACGACGCGGCGCTCACCCGGGTGCACCGGGCCGACTACCTCGACGCCGTCCGGGTCGCGCACGACGACCCGTTCTTCTCCGGGTACGGCCTCGGCACCCCGGACAATCCGACCTTCGCCGGGATGCACGACGCCAGCGCGCTGGTCGCCGGTGCCACGATGGCCGCCGCCGAGGCGGTCTGGCGCGGCGACGTACGGCGGGCGGTCAACGTCTCCGGCGGGCTGCACCACGCGATGCCCGGCCGGGCCGCCGGGTTCTGCGTCTACAACGACCCGGCGGTGGCGATCGCCCGGCTGCTCGACCTCGGCGCCGAACGCATCGCGTACGTGGATATCGACGTGCATCACGGCGACGGGGTGCAGGAGATCTTCTACGACGACCCGCGGGTGCTCACCGTCAGCCTGCACGAAACGCCGCTGGCGCTGTTCCCCGGCACCGGATTCCCCGACGAGGTGGGCGGCCCCGGCGCGCAGGGCAGCGCGGTGAACGTCGCGTTGCCGTCCGGCACCGCCGACCAGGGCTGGCTGCGTGCGTTCCACGCCGTGGTGCCGTCGCTGCTGCGCGCCTTCCGGCCGCAGCTGCTCGTCACCCAGTGCGGGGCGGACGCGCACCGGCTCGACCCGCTGGCCGACCTGGGGCTCAGCGTCGACGGCCAGCGGGCCGCGTACCTGACGCTGCGGGCCCTCGCCGACGAGCACTGCGGCGGCCGCTGGGTCGCCACCGGTGGCGGCGGGTACGCCCTGGTCGAGGTGGTGCCCCGGGCCTGGACCCATCTGCTGGCGATCGCCACCGGCGCGCCGATCGACCCGGCCACGCTGACCCCGCCCCGGTGGCGGGAGCTGGCCGCCGCCCGCTGCCCCGGCCGACAGGTCCCGCTGCGGATGACCGACGAGGCCGACCTGGACTTCCAACCGTGGCAGCCGGCCGGTGACCCGGACCCGATCGACCGGGCGATCATGGCGACCCGCCGGGCGGTCTTCCCCCTGCACGGACTCGATCCGCACGACCCCCGGGACTGA
- a CDS encoding bifunctional GNAT family N-acetyltransferase/acetate--CoA ligase family protein, with the protein MDRSADVLLRDGTTVHLRQIRPDDADAIVAMHARFSDRTRYLRYFSPYPRIPDRDLARFVNVDHHDREAFVVVSGDRIFAVGRYDRMGPGSPEAEVAFVVEDAHQGRGVGSVLLEHLAAAARSEGVTSFVAEVLPVNAPMLRVFADAGFQVRRRYADGVVHLSFPIAPTEASLQVQWSREHSAEARSIARLLTPRGVAVYGASATGQGVGAAVLGHLRDGGFTGDVVPVHPAVDRIGGLPAYRRAADAGHPVDLAVVAVAPDAVPAVVADAAAAGAHGVVVISAGFAESGPAGAAAQRELIRTAHVAGLRVVGPNCLGVANTDPRIRLNATLAPQLPPAGRVGFFSQSGALGVALLAEADRRGLGLSTFVSAGNRADVSGNDLLQYWQDDPGTDVILLYLETFGNPRKFARLTRRIGRTKPVVALASGAGPAAPVEQGPDAAAVTRLFARSGVIRVDTVAEMFDVGTLLANQPLPVGRRVAVVGNSSALTMLAAAACRAQRLAVAADYPRTVAPEAGAHEFADALADALADAAVDAAVDALVVVFAPPLPNQLADEDADFTSALASVALAGDKPTVATLLVGRPPAGVPTYPSVEESVRALARVADYADWLREPPGTVPDLAGIDPAAAGAALTVDPVDPVGLLAGYGIEVVDSIPAASADQAVAAARRLGLPVVLKAAADGLRHRLDLGAVRLDLATVDAVERAYRDVAAQFGAQVLIQRMVPPGVACVVESTTDPTFGPVVGFGLGGVATDLLGDRAWQAAPLTDRDAAGLVDEPRAAPLLSGYRGAGPVDRAALVDLLLRVGRLADEQPQVHRLRLNPVLARPDGLAVLHASVVVGPPDARPDTGPRRL; encoded by the coding sequence ATGGACCGATCGGCTGACGTGCTGCTGCGCGACGGCACCACTGTCCACCTGCGGCAGATCCGCCCGGACGACGCCGACGCGATCGTCGCGATGCACGCCCGGTTCTCCGACCGCACCCGCTACCTGCGGTACTTCTCCCCGTACCCGCGGATCCCCGACCGCGACCTGGCGCGCTTCGTCAACGTCGACCACCACGACCGGGAGGCGTTCGTGGTGGTCTCCGGTGACCGGATCTTCGCGGTCGGCCGCTACGACCGGATGGGTCCGGGCTCGCCCGAAGCCGAGGTCGCCTTCGTCGTCGAGGACGCCCACCAGGGCCGGGGCGTCGGTTCGGTGCTGTTGGAGCATCTCGCCGCCGCCGCCCGGTCCGAAGGCGTCACCTCGTTCGTCGCCGAGGTGCTGCCGGTCAACGCGCCGATGCTGCGGGTCTTCGCCGACGCCGGCTTCCAGGTCCGCCGCCGGTACGCCGACGGCGTGGTCCACCTGAGCTTTCCGATCGCCCCGACGGAGGCGTCCCTGCAGGTGCAGTGGAGCCGGGAACACAGCGCCGAGGCCCGGTCGATCGCCCGGCTGCTGACCCCGCGGGGAGTCGCCGTCTACGGTGCCAGCGCCACCGGCCAGGGGGTCGGCGCGGCCGTCCTCGGTCACCTGCGCGACGGCGGGTTCACCGGGGACGTGGTCCCGGTACATCCGGCGGTGGACCGCATCGGCGGGCTGCCCGCGTACCGTCGGGCGGCCGACGCCGGCCACCCGGTCGACCTGGCGGTCGTCGCGGTGGCGCCGGACGCGGTGCCGGCCGTGGTCGCCGACGCCGCCGCGGCCGGCGCCCACGGCGTCGTGGTCATCTCGGCCGGGTTCGCCGAGTCCGGCCCGGCCGGCGCCGCCGCCCAGCGGGAACTGATCCGTACCGCGCACGTGGCCGGGCTGCGGGTGGTCGGACCGAACTGTCTCGGCGTGGCCAACACCGACCCTCGGATCCGGCTCAACGCGACGCTGGCGCCGCAGCTTCCGCCGGCTGGCCGGGTCGGCTTCTTCAGCCAGTCCGGTGCGCTCGGCGTGGCGTTACTCGCCGAGGCGGACCGGCGTGGGCTCGGGTTGTCGACGTTCGTGTCGGCCGGCAACCGGGCCGACGTCTCCGGCAACGACCTGCTGCAGTACTGGCAGGACGACCCCGGCACCGACGTGATCCTGCTGTACCTGGAGACGTTCGGCAATCCCCGCAAGTTCGCCCGGCTGACCCGCCGGATCGGGCGCACCAAGCCGGTGGTGGCGTTGGCCTCCGGCGCCGGCCCGGCCGCACCCGTCGAGCAGGGCCCGGACGCCGCCGCGGTGACCCGGCTGTTCGCCCGGTCCGGGGTGATCCGGGTCGACACGGTCGCGGAGATGTTCGACGTCGGTACCCTGCTGGCCAACCAGCCGCTGCCGGTCGGCCGGCGGGTGGCCGTGGTCGGCAACTCGTCGGCGTTGACCATGCTGGCTGCGGCGGCCTGCCGGGCACAGCGGCTCGCCGTGGCGGCCGACTACCCGCGTACCGTCGCGCCCGAAGCCGGCGCGCACGAGTTCGCCGACGCGCTCGCCGACGCGCTCGCCGACGCCGCCGTCGATGCCGCCGTGGACGCCCTGGTGGTGGTGTTCGCGCCGCCGCTGCCCAACCAGTTGGCGGACGAGGACGCCGACTTCACCTCGGCGTTGGCCAGCGTCGCACTCGCCGGTGACAAGCCGACGGTCGCGACGCTGCTGGTCGGCCGGCCGCCGGCCGGGGTGCCGACCTACCCGTCGGTGGAGGAGTCGGTCCGGGCGCTGGCCCGGGTCGCTGACTACGCCGACTGGCTGCGCGAGCCGCCCGGTACGGTGCCGGACCTGGCCGGGATCGACCCGGCTGCGGCCGGTGCCGCGCTGACCGTCGACCCGGTCGACCCGGTCGGGCTGCTCGCCGGGTACGGCATCGAGGTGGTCGACTCGATCCCGGCCGCCTCGGCCGACCAGGCGGTGGCCGCCGCGCGGCGGCTCGGCCTGCCGGTCGTGCTCAAGGCCGCCGCGGACGGACTGCGACACCGGTTGGACCTCGGCGCGGTACGGCTCGATCTGGCCACCGTGGACGCGGTGGAACGGGCGTACCGTGACGTCGCGGCCCAGTTCGGCGCGCAGGTGCTGATCCAACGGATGGTGCCACCCGGCGTCGCCTGCGTGGTCGAGTCGACCACCGACCCCACCTTCGGCCCGGTGGTCGGTTTCGGGCTGGGCGGCGTAGCGACCGATCTGCTGGGTGACCGGGCCTGGCAGGCCGCGCCGCTGACCGACCGGGACGCGGCCGGGCTGGTCGACGAACCCCGGGCGGCACCGCTGCTGTCCGGCTACCGGGGAGCCGGCCCGGTGGACCGGGCCGCTCTGGTCGATCTGCTGCTGCGGGTGGGGCGGCTCGCCGACGAGCAGCCGCAGGTCCACCGGTTACGGCTCAACCCGGTGCTGGCCCGGCCGGACGGGCTGGCGGTGCTGCACGCCAGCGTCGTGGTCGGTCCGCCGGATGCCCGCCCGGACACCGGCCCGCGCCGGCTGTGA
- the sigB gene encoding RNA polymerase sigma factor SigB, with protein MDTTVQVTTDGQHDLDATDDRGASADLVRAYLNGIGRTKLLTAVQEVLLAKRIEAGLFAEEKLAGPDRLSAQLSADLAVVAAEGRAAKDHLLEANLRLVVSIAKRYTGRGMAFLDLIQEGNLGLIRAVEKFDYAKGYKFSTYATWWIRQAITRAMADQARTIRIPVHMVEQVNRMVRARRDLSATLGREPTIGEIAAAMSVPEFQVIELISYDREPVSLDQTVGEDGESALGDFVAAVDPREQGGESASEGKLRNEVEIVLSTLSQREQAVIRLRFGLDDGRQRTLDEVGREFGLSRERIRQIEKVTLLKLRHPSRAQRLETYAG; from the coding sequence ATCGACACCACCGTCCAGGTCACCACCGACGGTCAGCACGACCTTGACGCCACCGACGACCGCGGCGCTTCGGCCGATCTGGTCCGCGCATACCTGAACGGGATCGGACGCACCAAGCTGCTCACCGCCGTCCAGGAGGTGCTGCTGGCCAAGCGGATCGAGGCCGGGCTGTTCGCCGAGGAGAAGCTCGCCGGGCCCGACCGGCTGTCCGCGCAGCTGAGCGCCGACCTGGCCGTCGTCGCCGCCGAGGGCCGCGCCGCCAAGGACCACCTGCTGGAGGCGAACCTGCGGCTGGTGGTCAGCATCGCGAAGCGGTACACCGGTCGGGGGATGGCCTTCCTCGACCTGATCCAGGAGGGCAACCTCGGCCTGATCCGCGCCGTCGAGAAGTTCGACTACGCCAAGGGCTACAAGTTCTCCACCTACGCCACCTGGTGGATCCGCCAGGCCATCACCCGTGCCATGGCCGACCAGGCCCGCACCATCCGGATCCCGGTACACATGGTCGAGCAGGTCAACCGGATGGTACGGGCCCGCCGTGACCTGTCGGCGACGCTGGGGCGGGAGCCGACGATCGGCGAGATCGCCGCCGCCATGTCGGTGCCCGAGTTCCAGGTGATCGAGCTCATCTCCTACGACCGGGAGCCGGTCAGCCTGGACCAGACCGTCGGCGAGGACGGCGAGAGCGCCCTCGGCGACTTCGTCGCCGCTGTCGACCCGCGCGAGCAGGGCGGGGAATCCGCGTCCGAGGGCAAGCTGCGCAACGAGGTGGAGATCGTCCTGTCCACCCTGTCCCAGCGGGAGCAGGCGGTGATCCGGCTGCGGTTCGGGCTGGACGACGGCCGGCAGCGCACCCTCGACGAGGTGGGCCGGGAGTTCGGCCTGTCCCGGGAGCGGATCCGGCAGATCGAGAAGGTCACGCTGCTCAAGTTGCGGCATCCGTCGCGGGCGCAGCGGCTGGAGACGTACGCCGGCTGA